A genomic window from Serratia liquefaciens includes:
- the tamB gene encoding autotransporter assembly complex protein TamB, with amino-acid sequence MSLIKKICFGFLIVLLLLVGAVAYLLGTTSGLHMVINGAARWVPGLDIASVSGGWRDLTLKGVKYQMPGVTVNAGQFHLSLDLACFKNSSLCVNALTAQDVDVVVKTKEMTPSAPVEETSEPTTNLSTPYPITLRMLTLNNVKVSVDDTAISLGEFRTGAQWQERALTLLPTKISGLLIALPKTPQNPLPEAIQPAVEVAKKVGEQVDKAAKPAPVPEEKPLGETLKELFAKPLLPDLPEIRLPLDITVKEISGEQLRLTGDTEVLITSLLLQASTQDQHIKLDNFDVKSPQGTLSAQGQATLTGSWPVEMVANSTLNIEPLKGEKVKLNVGGGLREELKVALNLSGPVGAQLDVQTQLAEVGLPLALTLQSKQLKWPLSGEPQYQVNDFRLRFNGKATDYALSTRANIKGQDLPPAVLTLDGKGNVEQFKLDRLRLAALQGNTDLTALVDWSKAISWNSQLTLSGINTAKQWPEWPAKLDGKITTRGSLHGGSWQLQVPVLQLDGNVKQNKVTARGTLSGNAAGQWKIPGIDLTLGRNQLNVKGQLDEKSWNLDANIDAPRLDGALPGLGGTAKGLLKLRGNLQAPQLLADLTASGLQWQALRINRVKIDGDVRSSDQIQGQLAVRVEQLKQDALDISLLTLDAKGSEKQHQLQLKIDGKPVSGQLALQGSFDRQQQRWRGNLNNTRFDTPVGEWRLTRAIALDYLNTAQKISVGPHCWQNPNAELCVPKTIEAGPSGQASVVLNRFDLAMIKPFLGPETALSGVFTGRADVSWKPGGALPDAKVSLVGNGVKVVQQVQGNALPIAFDRLNLNAGLSNGRAQADWLIKLTNNGQFDGNVQVADPQVRRNISGNVNITNISLAMINPALMKGEKAAGMLNANLRLGGSAQKPLVYGRMALDKVDIDGHWMPFDMTDGRLVMNFDGMTSTMEGLVSTTRGQLNLSGDADWRDINAWRARIAAKGDKLRVTVPPMIRIDVSPDLVFEATPQLFSLNGSVDIPWARITVQELPESAVGVSSDEVMLDNQLKPIQPKTAGIPINSNLMIHVGNDVRLDAFGLKARLKGDLKVVQDKNGLGLNGQIDIPSGRFHAYGQDLIVRKGQLMFSGPPDQPLLNIEAIRNPDSTEDDVTAGVRVTGLADAPKLEVFSDPAKSQQEALSYLLRGQGLGSSGADGNAMTSMLIGMGVAQSGQLVGKIGEAFGVSNLALDTQGVGDSSQVVVSGYVLPGLQVKYGVGIFDSLATLTLRYRLMPKLYLEAVSGLDQALDLLYQFEF; translated from the coding sequence ATGAGCCTGATAAAAAAGATTTGCTTTGGTTTCCTGATTGTCTTGCTGTTGCTGGTAGGGGCGGTGGCGTACTTGCTCGGTACCACCAGTGGTTTGCATATGGTGATCAACGGTGCGGCGCGATGGGTGCCGGGGCTGGACATTGCCAGCGTGAGCGGTGGCTGGCGTGATCTGACGCTGAAGGGCGTGAAGTATCAGATGCCGGGCGTCACGGTGAATGCCGGACAATTCCATCTGTCACTCGATTTGGCCTGCTTTAAAAACAGTTCGTTGTGCGTCAATGCGCTGACCGCGCAGGACGTCGACGTGGTGGTGAAAACCAAAGAAATGACGCCGTCCGCGCCGGTGGAAGAGACCAGCGAGCCGACCACCAATCTGAGCACGCCGTACCCGATCACTCTGCGTATGCTGACCTTGAACAACGTTAAGGTCAGCGTAGACGACACGGCAATCTCTCTCGGCGAGTTCCGTACCGGAGCGCAGTGGCAAGAGCGTGCGCTGACCTTGCTGCCCACCAAAATCAGCGGCCTGTTGATTGCACTGCCGAAAACCCCGCAGAACCCGTTGCCGGAGGCGATACAGCCGGCTGTCGAGGTCGCGAAAAAAGTGGGTGAACAGGTCGACAAGGCGGCGAAACCGGCACCGGTGCCGGAAGAGAAACCGCTGGGCGAAACGTTGAAAGAACTGTTCGCCAAGCCGCTGCTGCCGGATCTGCCGGAAATTCGCTTGCCGCTGGATATCACCGTTAAGGAAATCAGTGGGGAACAACTGCGGCTGACCGGTGATACCGAGGTGCTGATTACCAGCCTGCTGCTGCAGGCCAGCACCCAGGATCAGCATATCAAGCTGGATAATTTTGATGTGAAATCCCCGCAGGGTACGTTGTCTGCGCAGGGGCAGGCGACGCTGACCGGCAGTTGGCCGGTGGAAATGGTGGCCAACAGCACGCTGAATATCGAGCCGCTGAAAGGGGAAAAGGTCAAACTGAACGTCGGCGGCGGGCTGCGCGAAGAACTCAAAGTGGCGCTGAACCTCTCCGGGCCGGTCGGTGCACAGCTTGATGTACAGACCCAATTGGCTGAAGTGGGTTTACCGCTGGCACTGACGCTGCAAAGCAAACAGCTGAAATGGCCGCTGAGCGGCGAGCCGCAATATCAGGTTAACGATTTCCGCCTGCGCTTTAATGGCAAGGCCACCGACTATGCGTTATCGACCCGGGCCAATATCAAGGGACAGGATCTCCCGCCGGCGGTGTTGACGCTGGACGGTAAAGGTAACGTCGAACAGTTCAAACTGGATCGCCTGCGGTTGGCGGCCTTGCAGGGCAATACCGATCTGACGGCGCTGGTGGACTGGAGCAAGGCCATCAGTTGGAATTCACAGCTGACGCTGAGCGGCATCAATACCGCCAAGCAGTGGCCGGAATGGCCGGCGAAGTTGGACGGTAAAATCACTACGCGCGGCAGCCTGCACGGCGGCAGTTGGCAACTGCAGGTGCCGGTGCTGCAGCTCGACGGCAACGTGAAACAAAACAAGGTCACCGCGCGAGGCACGCTCAGCGGCAACGCAGCCGGTCAGTGGAAAATCCCGGGTATCGATCTGACGCTCGGACGCAACCAACTGAACGTTAAGGGCCAACTGGACGAGAAAAGCTGGAACCTGGATGCGAACATTGACGCGCCACGTCTGGACGGCGCTCTGCCAGGATTGGGCGGTACGGCGAAAGGCTTGCTGAAGCTGCGGGGCAACCTGCAGGCGCCTCAGCTGCTGGCCGACCTGACCGCTTCCGGCCTGCAGTGGCAGGCGCTGCGCATTAACCGGGTGAAAATTGACGGCGACGTCCGCTCCAGCGACCAGATCCAGGGTCAGTTGGCGGTACGCGTTGAGCAACTTAAGCAGGATGCGCTGGATATCAGCCTGCTGACACTGGATGCCAAAGGCAGTGAGAAGCAGCATCAGCTGCAGTTGAAAATTGACGGCAAGCCGGTATCCGGTCAGTTGGCGCTGCAGGGCAGTTTCGATCGCCAACAGCAGCGCTGGCGCGGCAACCTGAACAATACCCGTTTCGATACCCCGGTGGGCGAATGGCGATTGACTCGCGCCATTGCGCTGGATTATCTGAATACCGCGCAGAAAATCAGCGTTGGGCCGCACTGCTGGCAGAACCCGAACGCCGAACTGTGCGTGCCGAAAACCATCGAAGCCGGGCCGAGTGGCCAGGCCAGCGTGGTGTTGAACCGCTTTGATCTGGCGATGATCAAACCTTTCCTCGGCCCGGAGACCGCCCTGAGCGGGGTATTCACCGGGCGGGCTGACGTAAGCTGGAAGCCGGGCGGTGCGCTGCCGGACGCCAAAGTTTCCCTGGTGGGTAACGGAGTGAAGGTGGTTCAGCAAGTGCAGGGCAACGCGCTGCCGATCGCCTTTGATCGGTTGAACCTTAATGCCGGCCTGTCCAACGGTCGTGCGCAGGCCGACTGGTTGATCAAGTTGACCAATAATGGCCAATTTGACGGTAACGTGCAGGTTGCCGATCCGCAGGTACGACGCAATATCAGCGGCAACGTCAATATCACCAATATCTCGCTGGCGATGATCAATCCGGCGTTGATGAAGGGGGAGAAAGCCGCGGGCATGCTGAATGCCAATCTGCGCCTGGGCGGCAGCGCGCAGAAGCCCCTGGTTTATGGCCGGATGGCGTTGGATAAGGTTGATATAGATGGTCACTGGATGCCGTTTGATATGACGGACGGCCGCCTGGTGATGAACTTTGACGGCATGACCTCGACCATGGAAGGGCTGGTCAGCACCACGCGCGGGCAGCTTAACCTGTCGGGCGATGCCGATTGGCGGGATATTAACGCCTGGCGCGCACGTATCGCCGCCAAGGGCGATAAGCTGCGGGTGACGGTGCCGCCGATGATCCGCATTGACGTTTCACCCGATCTGGTCTTTGAAGCGACGCCGCAGTTGTTCTCGCTCAATGGTTCAGTGGATATTCCGTGGGCGCGCATTACGGTGCAGGAGTTGCCGGAAAGTGCGGTGGGCGTCTCTTCCGACGAGGTGATGCTGGACAACCAACTGAAACCGATACAGCCGAAAACTGCAGGGATCCCGATCAACAGTAATCTGATGATCCACGTGGGCAACGACGTGCGGCTGGATGCCTTTGGCTTAAAAGCCCGCCTGAAGGGCGATCTGAAAGTGGTGCAGGACAAGAATGGCCTGGGCCTGAACGGCCAGATTGACATCCCTTCCGGTCGCTTCCATGCTTATGGTCAGGATTTGATCGTTCGCAAGGGCCAACTGATGTTCTCAGGGCCGCCGGATCAGCCGTTGCTTAATATTGAAGCCATCCGTAATCCGGATTCGACCGAAGACGACGTTACCGCTGGGGTACGCGTTACCGGGTTGGCGGATGCACCCAAGCTGGAAGTGTTCTCGGATCCGGCCAAATCTCAGCAGGAAGCGCTGTCTTATCTGCTGCGTGGGCAGGGATTGGGCAGTTCCGGCGCCGATGGTAACGCAATGACCTCAATGTTAATTGGGATGGGGGTTGCACAAAGTGGTCAACTTGTGGGTAAAATCGGCGAGGCGTTTGGCGTAAGCAATTTGGCCCTGGATACTCAGGGTGTCGGCGACAGTTCCCAGGTTGTCGTGAGCGGTTATGTTCTCCCAGGCTTACAAGTAAAATATGGGGTGGGTATTTTCGACTCGCTGGCTACGTTGACGTTGCGTTACCGCCTGATGCCTAAATTGTATCTGGAAGCGGTGTCTGGTCTCGACCAGGCATTAGATTTGCTCTATCAGTTTGAGTTTTAG
- a CDS encoding hemolysin family protein codes for MLNSILLILFLIAVSAFFSLSEISLAASRKIKLKLMADEGNVNAAKVLKLQETPGLYFTVVQIGLNAVAILGGIVGDAAFSPTFQPLFDRFLSPELAEQASFICSFVLVTSLFILFADLTPKRIGMIAPETFAVRIINPMRFSIMIFRPLVWFFNGMANLIFRLFKLPMVRKDDITSDDIYAVVEAGALAGVLRKQEHELIENVFELESRTVPSSMTSRESVIYFDLRETEESIIEKVSTHPHSKFLVCDGNIDQVVGYVDSKDLLNRVLGNQSLVLSSGVQIRAALIVPDTLTLSEALESFKTAGEDFAVILNEYALVVGIITLNDVMTTLMGDLVGQGQEEQIVARDESSWLIEGGTPIDDVMRVLHIDEFPQAGNYETIGGFMMYMLRKIPKRTDFVKYAGYKFEVVDIDSYKIDQLLVTKLSDKPAAVLPKAPEDNAPA; via the coding sequence ATGTTAAACAGTATTTTACTGATTCTTTTTCTGATCGCAGTGAGTGCGTTTTTCTCACTTTCGGAAATTTCTCTGGCCGCATCACGCAAGATTAAACTGAAACTGATGGCTGACGAAGGTAACGTCAATGCCGCCAAAGTCCTTAAACTGCAGGAAACCCCGGGGTTGTATTTTACCGTGGTGCAGATTGGCCTGAACGCCGTGGCCATTCTCGGCGGTATCGTTGGCGATGCAGCCTTTTCTCCCACTTTCCAACCGCTTTTCGACCGTTTCCTGTCGCCTGAACTGGCAGAGCAGGCCAGCTTTATCTGCTCGTTTGTGCTGGTGACCAGCCTGTTTATCCTGTTTGCAGATTTGACCCCGAAGCGCATCGGTATGATTGCACCAGAGACGTTTGCCGTCCGGATCATCAACCCGATGCGTTTCTCGATCATGATCTTCCGGCCGCTGGTGTGGTTCTTCAACGGCATGGCAAACCTGATCTTCCGCCTGTTCAAACTGCCGATGGTGCGCAAGGACGACATCACTTCCGACGACATCTATGCGGTGGTGGAGGCCGGTGCTCTGGCGGGCGTGCTGCGCAAGCAGGAACATGAGCTGATCGAAAACGTGTTCGAATTGGAATCACGTACCGTACCTTCGTCGATGACGTCGCGCGAAAGCGTAATTTACTTCGATCTGCGTGAAACCGAAGAAAGCATTATCGAGAAGGTCTCGACCCATCCGCACTCCAAGTTCCTGGTGTGCGACGGCAATATCGATCAGGTGGTCGGCTACGTTGACTCCAAAGACTTGCTGAACCGCGTGCTGGGCAATCAAAGCCTGGTGCTGAGCAGCGGCGTGCAAATCCGCGCGGCGCTGATCGTGCCGGATACCCTGACGCTGTCCGAAGCGCTGGAAAGCTTTAAGACCGCCGGCGAGGACTTTGCCGTTATTCTCAATGAATATGCGCTGGTCGTGGGTATCATCACGCTGAATGACGTAATGACCACGCTGATGGGCGATTTGGTGGGTCAGGGCCAGGAAGAGCAGATCGTCGCACGCGACGAAAGCTCATGGCTGATTGAGGGCGGCACGCCAATCGACGATGTGATGCGTGTTCTGCACATTGACGAGTTCCCGCAGGCGGGCAACTACGAAACCATCGGCGGCTTTATGATGTACATGCTGCGCAAGATCCCAAAACGCACCGACTTCGTGAAATACGCCGGCTACAAGTTTGAAGTGGTGGACATCGACAGCTACAAGATTGACCAGTTGCTGGTAACCAAACTGAGCGACAAACCGGCGGCGGTACTGCCGAAGGCGCCAGAAGATAACGCCCCCGCCTGA
- a CDS encoding gamma-glutamylcyclotransferase family protein, with amino-acid sequence MRIIVYGSLRRKQGNSHWMTNAQWLGEHELEGYQIYNLGHYPAAIPGEGTVHCEVYRINSSILAELDELKSNTKDYKRELIQTPYGSAWIYLYKHSVDGYPRINSGDWLKRLDEK; translated from the coding sequence ATGCGAATAATTGTCTACGGCAGTTTACGACGCAAACAGGGAAACAGCCATTGGATGACCAACGCCCAATGGCTCGGCGAGCATGAGCTCGAAGGCTATCAGATTTATAATCTGGGCCATTACCCGGCGGCGATCCCTGGAGAGGGCACGGTACATTGCGAAGTGTACCGCATTAACTCATCGATTTTGGCTGAGCTGGACGAACTGAAAAGCAACACCAAGGACTATAAGCGCGAGCTGATTCAGACGCCTTATGGGAGTGCGTGGATCTACCTGTATAAACACAGTGTGGACGGTTACCCGCGAATTAACAGCGGCGACTGGCTGAAGCGTCTCGACGAAAAGTAA
- the ppa gene encoding inorganic diphosphatase, translating into MSLNLVPAGKDLPEDIYVVIEIPANADPIKYEIDKDTGALFVDRFMSTAMFYPCNYGYINHTLSLDGDPVDVLVPTPYPLQPGSVIRCRPVGVLKMSDEAGEDAKLVAVPHSKLTKEYDHIKDVNDLPELLRAQIAHFFEHYKDLEKGKWVKVEGWADAAAAKAEIVASFERAAKK; encoded by the coding sequence ATGAGCTTGAACCTGGTCCCTGCTGGCAAAGACCTGCCGGAAGACATCTACGTTGTTATCGAAATCCCGGCAAACGCCGATCCGATCAAATATGAAATCGACAAGGACACCGGCGCGCTGTTCGTTGACCGTTTCATGTCCACCGCGATGTTCTACCCGTGCAACTACGGTTACATCAACCACACCCTGTCTCTGGACGGTGACCCGGTTGACGTGCTGGTGCCAACCCCATACCCACTGCAGCCTGGCTCTGTGATCCGCTGCCGTCCGGTTGGCGTGTTGAAGATGTCCGACGAAGCCGGCGAAGATGCAAAACTGGTTGCCGTACCGCACAGCAAGCTGACCAAAGAGTACGATCACATCAAAGACGTGAACGACCTGCCGGAACTGCTGCGCGCCCAGATCGCTCACTTCTTCGAGCACTACAAAGATCTGGAAAAAGGCAAATGGGTGAAAGTGGAAGGCTGGGCAGATGCTGCCGCTGCCAAAGCTGAAATCGTTGCTTCTTTCGAACGTGCCGCCAAGAAGTAA
- a CDS encoding methyl-accepting chemotaxis protein — MLKKITVKAGLIALLSLMTLLLIMVSTIGVNAINEGSRSLHTLNQILGEELGSLASSSNLTLRARTAASLAVRQREIGQIEVSDATVGRIYDYLAQSKQEMARFVSVGTVTERGRELSGRLQNSYRAYLEQGVGPMADAIKAGKIDDYYDIQETKISALSIAFEKDLSDFRSFAMKIGQQRVNEAESNASTKITLIVIAGLLSILLAVLAWFALRVIILRPLDESIAQLEHIASGDLTHSITGEGETEMGRLVRAMQRMQQALVSSVSKVRDASSQIDTGSRELAAGNLHLAQRTEESAASLEETAASMEQLTSTVKMNAENCEQANQLALSVSDIANQGSEVVSQVMDKMQAITDSSRRIADIISVMDGIAFQTNILALNAAVEAARAGEQGRGFAVVAGEVRSLAQRSAQSAKEIKGLIEASQNRVQEGEQMAGSAAKTMNGITGEVGRVTALMREISAATREQSSGIEQVNLAVAQMDQVAQQNAALVEESAAATRSLEDQAQLLAQSMAAFKL, encoded by the coding sequence ATGCTAAAAAAGATTACGGTCAAGGCCGGGCTGATTGCCCTGTTGAGCCTGATGACGCTGCTGTTGATTATGGTCAGCACCATTGGCGTCAACGCGATTAACGAAGGATCGCGCTCGTTACACACCCTGAATCAAATCCTGGGGGAAGAGTTGGGGTCGCTGGCCAGCAGTTCCAACCTGACGCTGCGCGCCAGAACCGCTGCCTCATTGGCGGTGCGCCAAAGGGAAATCGGCCAGATTGAGGTTTCAGATGCTACGGTGGGCCGTATCTATGACTACCTTGCGCAATCGAAGCAGGAAATGGCGCGTTTTGTCAGCGTCGGTACCGTCACCGAACGTGGACGTGAGCTGTCCGGTCGTTTGCAAAACAGCTACCGCGCCTATCTGGAACAGGGCGTTGGGCCCATGGCCGACGCCATCAAGGCCGGCAAAATTGATGATTACTACGACATTCAGGAAACAAAAATTTCTGCCCTGAGCATCGCTTTTGAAAAGGACCTCAGTGATTTCCGCAGCTTCGCCATGAAGATTGGCCAGCAGCGGGTGAATGAGGCGGAAAGCAATGCCAGCACCAAGATTACCTTGATCGTGATTGCCGGCCTGCTCAGCATTTTGCTGGCGGTACTGGCCTGGTTTGCGCTGCGGGTGATTATCCTGCGCCCGCTCGATGAGTCTATCGCCCAGTTGGAGCATATCGCCAGCGGCGACCTGACGCACAGCATCACCGGCGAAGGCGAGACTGAAATGGGCCGTCTGGTGCGTGCGATGCAGCGAATGCAGCAGGCCTTGGTCAGTTCGGTCAGCAAGGTGCGCGATGCCAGCAGCCAAATTGACACCGGTTCACGCGAACTGGCTGCCGGCAACTTGCACCTGGCGCAGCGTACCGAAGAGTCGGCCGCTTCGCTGGAGGAAACCGCCGCCAGCATGGAACAGCTGACCTCGACGGTGAAGATGAACGCCGAGAACTGCGAACAGGCTAATCAGCTGGCGCTGAGCGTATCCGATATTGCCAACCAAGGCAGTGAAGTGGTCAGTCAGGTCATGGACAAGATGCAGGCGATCACCGACAGCTCACGCCGCATTGCCGATATCATCAGCGTGATGGACGGCATTGCCTTCCAGACCAACATTCTGGCGTTGAATGCGGCGGTCGAAGCGGCGCGTGCCGGTGAACAAGGGCGTGGCTTTGCCGTGGTGGCCGGTGAAGTTCGCAGCCTGGCTCAGCGCAGCGCACAGTCGGCGAAAGAGATCAAAGGTTTGATTGAAGCGTCGCAGAATCGGGTACAAGAAGGGGAACAAATGGCCGGTTCGGCGGCGAAAACCATGAACGGCATTACCGGTGAGGTGGGCCGGGTGACGGCGCTGATGCGGGAAATTTCTGCGGCTACGCGTGAGCAAAGCAGCGGTATCGAGCAGGTAAACCTGGCGGTGGCGCAGATGGATCAGGTGGCGCAACAGAATGCGGCCTTGGTCGAGGAGTCGGCAGCGGCGACGCGCTCGCTGGAGGATCAGGCTCAGTTACTGGCGCAGAGCATGGCGGCGTTCAAATTATAA
- the msrA gene encoding peptide-methionine (S)-S-oxide reductase MsrA has translation MVPFFDKTQTVDKANALPGRTTPMPVATFNVVTNHSMTQVPDGMEVAIFAMGCFWGVERLFWQQQGVYSTAAGYSGGFTPNPTYREVCSGQTGHTEVVRVVFDPKIISYKQLLQVFWENHDPAQGMRQGGDVGTQYRSAIYTLTPEQQSEAESSLQRFQQAMNQAGDQRSITTEVVPALPFYYAEDDHQQYLYKNPEGYCGLGGIGVCLPPQG, from the coding sequence GTGGTGCCATTTTTCGATAAAACTCAAACCGTCGACAAGGCAAACGCACTGCCTGGCCGCACGACTCCCATGCCGGTTGCCACATTCAACGTGGTCACCAATCATTCGATGACCCAGGTGCCGGACGGCATGGAAGTGGCTATCTTCGCCATGGGATGCTTCTGGGGCGTGGAGCGCCTGTTCTGGCAACAGCAGGGGGTATACAGCACGGCGGCAGGCTACAGCGGCGGCTTTACGCCAAACCCAACCTACCGCGAAGTGTGCAGCGGCCAGACCGGCCATACCGAAGTGGTGCGCGTGGTGTTCGATCCGAAAATCATCAGCTATAAGCAGCTGCTGCAGGTGTTCTGGGAGAACCACGACCCGGCGCAGGGCATGCGTCAGGGGGGCGACGTCGGCACCCAGTACCGCTCGGCGATTTATACGCTGACGCCGGAACAGCAGAGCGAGGCCGAAAGCAGCCTGCAGCGTTTCCAGCAGGCCATGAACCAAGCGGGCGACCAGCGCAGCATCACCACCGAAGTGGTGCCGGCACTGCCGTTTTACTATGCCGAGGACGACCATCAGCAGTACCTGTACAAGAATCCTGAAGGATACTGCGGTTTGGGCGGCATCGGCGTTTGTTTGCCCCCCCAGGGCTAA
- the tamA gene encoding autotransporter assembly complex protein TamA — protein MPRYRALCFLCALLATPAAFSANVRLQVEGLSGELEKNVRVRLSSITPEEVGTDGRFRARVDEAVRQGLRALGYYQPTIDFTLDDRPGLARPVLHAKVNPGEPVRIAGANIVLEGGAKTDEDYLSLVKKGKPTIGEILNHGKYDSFKGSLTGLALRKGYFDADMTKSQLGVAEDLHKAYWDIDFDSGQRYRFGQVKFTGSQIREDYLQNLVPFHQGDYYSSEDLAELNRRLSATNWFNSVVVSPDFKDAKENKILPLDALVSPRTRNTIETGVGYSTDVGPRIKGTWKKPWLNDRGHSLETSASISAPEQQLDLTYKIPLLKNPLEQYYLLQGGLKNVDLNDTKSVTSKVVASRNWDLSSGWQRAINLTWRWDNFTQGNVSNTTMLLYPGVSLNRTRSRGGLMPTWGDSQRYSIDVSDTTWGSGVDFALMQAQNVWIRTLADKHRFVARGQVGWIETNDFDKVPPDLRFFAGGDRSIRGYKYKDISPRNDDGKLTGASKMLTGSLEYQYNVTGKWWGAMFVDSGEAVNDIKQSNFKTGAGVGVRWQSPVGPVKLDIAAPVGDKDTHGMQFYIGLGPEL, from the coding sequence GTGCCACGATACCGTGCCCTGTGCTTTTTGTGTGCGCTGCTCGCGACGCCTGCGGCGTTTTCGGCGAATGTGCGGCTGCAGGTTGAAGGACTTAGCGGGGAACTGGAAAAAAACGTCCGGGTGCGCCTGTCTTCCATCACTCCGGAAGAGGTCGGCACTGATGGCCGTTTCCGCGCACGCGTGGATGAAGCGGTTCGTCAGGGGCTGAGAGCGCTTGGCTATTATCAGCCTACCATCGACTTTACGTTGGACGATCGGCCAGGGCTGGCGCGGCCGGTGCTGCACGCCAAGGTCAATCCGGGTGAACCGGTGCGCATTGCCGGCGCCAATATCGTGTTGGAAGGCGGTGCGAAAACCGATGAAGACTATCTGTCGTTGGTCAAAAAAGGCAAGCCGACGATAGGTGAGATCCTCAACCACGGTAAATACGACAGTTTTAAAGGTTCACTGACCGGCCTGGCGCTGCGCAAAGGCTATTTCGATGCCGATATGACCAAAAGCCAGCTCGGCGTGGCGGAAGATCTGCATAAGGCCTATTGGGATATCGATTTCGACAGTGGGCAGCGTTACCGCTTCGGCCAGGTGAAGTTCACCGGCTCGCAAATTCGTGAAGACTATCTGCAAAATCTGGTGCCCTTTCATCAGGGGGATTATTACAGTTCGGAAGACCTGGCCGAACTGAACCGCCGTTTGTCCGCCACCAACTGGTTTAACTCGGTGGTGGTCTCCCCTGATTTCAAAGATGCCAAAGAGAACAAGATTTTGCCGCTAGATGCGTTGGTGTCGCCACGCACTCGCAACACCATCGAAACCGGGGTTGGTTACTCCACCGACGTCGGCCCGCGCATTAAAGGCACCTGGAAGAAGCCCTGGCTTAACGATCGCGGCCACAGTCTGGAAACCAGCGCCAGTATTTCGGCCCCGGAGCAGCAGCTCGATCTGACCTATAAGATCCCGTTGCTGAAGAATCCGCTGGAGCAGTATTACCTGCTGCAGGGCGGGCTCAAGAACGTCGATCTCAACGACACCAAGTCCGTTACCTCCAAAGTGGTAGCCTCGCGCAACTGGGATCTCTCCAGCGGCTGGCAGCGGGCGATCAACCTGACCTGGCGCTGGGATAACTTTACCCAGGGTAACGTCAGCAATACCACCATGCTGCTGTACCCCGGCGTCAGCCTCAACCGCACCCGCTCGCGCGGAGGCCTGATGCCGACCTGGGGCGATAGCCAACGCTACTCCATCGACGTTTCCGACACCACCTGGGGATCCGGCGTGGACTTCGCGCTGATGCAGGCGCAGAACGTCTGGATCCGCACTTTGGCCGATAAGCACCGGTTCGTGGCGCGCGGGCAGGTGGGGTGGATCGAAACCAACGACTTCGACAAGGTGCCGCCAGACCTGCGCTTCTTTGCCGGCGGCGATCGCAGCATCCGTGGCTACAAGTACAAAGACATTTCCCCCCGCAACGATGACGGCAAGTTGACCGGTGCCTCCAAAATGCTGACTGGCTCGCTGGAGTATCAATACAACGTGACCGGCAAATGGTGGGGGGCGATGTTCGTCGACTCCGGTGAAGCGGTGAACGATATCAAGCAGAGCAACTTCAAGACCGGCGCCGGCGTAGGCGTACGCTGGCAGTCGCCGGTAGGGCCAGTGAAGCTGGATATCGCCGCGCCCGTGGGGGACAAGGACACCCACGGGATGCAGTTCTACATCGGTTTGGGGCCTGAACTATGA